The genome window tgaaagGCAAAAAGTCATGATTTTGCAATTCATTGTTAGAGGTATAGCCTGTCAAATATTATTTAAtctacagctggtagtgttatGTGTATGCAAGCTTGGAGTGAATAAAGGGTTACATTAATCTTGATATATCAATGAACTATTCAAAATGATTCAAAAATTTTCTTCAACAGTTATGGTGGTATGTATTATTTCAGGTATTGAGGTAACTCCCCCATTTTGCGATTTACTAGGGGTGAAaggatagggggtgcggtggtgcagtgggttggaccgcagtcttgctctctggtgggtctggggttcaagtcctgcttggggtgccttgtgacggacaggcatcccgtcctgggtgtgtcctctggccctgtgctgccgggtaggctccggttcccccgcgaccccgtatggggtaagcggtttggaaaatgtgtgtgtgtgtactagtgTTGAAAGGTTTACATGGTTGTCCCTGGAATGGTTGTGTCATTTGCAAAATGAAAGTATGaacaacattttttcttattattatttattatgtttataaCAATCCATCCTAGATGTCCTCTCGTGTGACTTGCTGAACCTTTTGCAGAGTGTTAGACATTTGAAGAATTATCTTGAATCAATTGAAAAAGTGAAGAAGTCGACTGAAATATGTGGCCCAGTGTTTTATGTCTCAATGAACATTGTACCAGTGTCAATTTGTGGAATCCTGAAGCATTTCAGTATAGTGATGAGAACAAACACTTTGTTCTATCTACAATAAGATCACAAATTTTGGCATGTTTTCACTGACTAGTGAGTTCTGGTAGACCCTGCTTGTTGAGAGAGGCACCAAAACTGACAACACCTGTATGTAGAGTGttcaaaataatacaatttttgaAATCACATTTTCCAGTGTGAGATGTCTGAGCATTAGGATGGCTTAGAGGTGTACAAGGTTAATATCTTAAACCTTCTCCAGACAGTTCAGCATGGGAGGCTTCAACAGTTCTTAAAGTATGCCAGTGGGAATTTGAAAAACAAGAATTTGGTGGTGTAAATGACTTGTTGAAAAAGGCATCTATCCAGACCCAGCAAAGATATTCTTTAATAGAAGTAATGCTAATTAGAGATGTTTCAGGGCTAGGGATAGTTCACTACTTCATAACCAGATCAAGAACCATATTGCATGTTTGTGGTATACAGCACAGTGGGACACCTTCAAGGagacagatttttatttaacaaactcCAACTGGTTTGATATATGATGCCACAAAACCCAGCACTGAGAATGCAAATATGCAGAGTTGTAGACTAGGTGGAGACATGAAAAAGAAACTGGGAAAACAATtcaaaccagactgataacagAAGCAGAGAAGTGTGTTGTACAGGCTGAAACATAGTGCCCTCAGAGTTGTAAGGTTTCTATTCATTCTCATTCAACAAACATCAAAAACCCCTCTGATCATTTACAAATACCTCAGTGCTATATCTCTGAGAAATCAATGACTTTTCATAAAAAGATGTGATTAAAACTCAATGGGTGAACATGTTTCAGTGAATCTGCTAATATCAAACAAATGAGATGACATGAAACACTACAGTCAGCACAGTTGTTGGTGTAGAGGgggggaaacaaacacacaagtgtgATTTCCATAATGCAGTGTTTATTCACATAGAAGGTGAATGAAGAAGCAAGAAAGCAGAACCAAGGAACCAAGGAATTTTTGCTCTTTTAGTGAGAGCTAATGCGCCCAACACAGCTTCACAAGTCAGGGAGACTATGCTCACCCCAGTCCCATCATTCACAGTCACCTGCATGAACAGTTATTTACATTGCCCAACTCTCATATACAACTATTTACTTTGCAACTATTAACAGTCCAATTCCCACTCCTacggggtgaacctgaatagtgTGGGTTACAATACAATACGAAACAACAGATAAGGGGTAATGATAAAATCAAAAGGTTGAATACTTGATGATAAAGCCAGACAGAGAAAAGGAAATCTAAAACACACTGTGTCACGGTATACTATAGATAGCTTTGCAGCCAGACCACCTCAACAAACGTAAAAACAGCTCACAGCTATGAGTAAACTATGGGCAAAGGGTtgtacagtgccgtgaaaaaagtatttgccccaccatccctgatttttttaatttttttgcatatttctcacagttaaatgattgagatcatcaaacaaattttaatattacacaaagataacccaagtaaatgcaaaatgcagtttttaaatgatgatttcatttattaagggaaaaaagctgtccatacctacctggccccatgtgaaaaagtaattcctCCCCCgttaaattataaatgaactgtgattaagcacattttttggaaagctgagttaaatttcacttgccacacccaggcctaattactgccagacctgttgaatcaagaaatcacttaaacagaacctatctgacaaagtgaagcacatctcaaaaagcaataCGTCATGCCacaatctaaagaaattcaagaacagatgagaaacaaagtaattgacatgtatcagtctggaaagggttacaaagccatttctaaggctttgggactccagcaaaccatggtgagagccattatccacaaatggaaaaaccttggaacagtggtgaacagtcccaggagtggccggcctaccaaaattactccaagagcgcaacaccgactcatccaggagctcataaaagaacccagaacaacatctaaagaactgcaggcctcactgcctcagttaaggtcagtgttcatgattcaaaaataagaaagagactgggcaaaaatggcatccatgggagagttccaagccgaaagccactgctgaccaaaaagaacacaaaggctcgtctcacatttgccaaaaaacatcttgattatccccaagacttttgggcaaatattctgtggactgatgagacaaaagttgaactttttggaaggtgtgtgtcCCGTTACATGTGgcataaaactaacacagcatttcataaaaagaacattataccaacagtcaaatgTGGtagtggtagtgtgatggtctggggctgctttgcagcttcaggacctggacaacttgccataattgatggaaccatgaattctgagctctaccagaaaatcctgaaggagaatgtccggccatcagttcgtgacctcaagctcaagcgcacttgggttatgcagcaggacaatgatccggaACACActagcaagtccacctctgaatggttcaaaaaaaacaaaattaaggttttggagtggtctagtcaaagtccggatttaaatccgattgagatgctgtggcatgaccttaaataggcagttcatgctcgaaaaccctccaatgtggctgaattaaaacaattctgcaaagaagagtgggccaaaattaaGCCCTACTGCTCATTTAAACGTTTAATTGCAGTTGGTGCcaccaagggtggcacaaccagttattaggtttaggggcaattactttttcacatatggccaggtaggtttggacagctcttttcccttaataaatgaaatcgtcatttaaaaactgcattttgtatttactcgggttatctttgtgtaatattaaaatttgtttgatgatctcagtCATTTAACtatgacaaatatgcaaaaaaaataaaaaatcaggatggggcaaatactttttcatggcactgtatATCACAATTAATTACTTCTTCAAGTTTCATGGAGATTCTGTGTTTCTGATAAAGAGAGTGAATAAACCAGGGACAACTCCAGAAATGTCATGCAAGATGAGGAAGTCAGATAAATCAAGTCTGATAATTTTGCCCAGGATAGTGGCACCTGTAATCTAAAAACAAAGTTATTATACAACTTATCTCCAACCTAATGGAGAGGCCACAAAAGCCATTAAAACAAGTACATAGTAAGGcatatgaattatttatttatttctgtatttatttatgtaattagaCATGTTTGTTATGATTTAATGGTAAGACTTGCTAGGGCACTCTGCTATTCTTTGTAGTTACATTATATCATCTGTCATACTAATTATGCTCATTGTTTGTTTCAGGAGGTCTCTGGAGGTAATGTATATATTTAGATTAGCTTAGACTGGCAAATAAACAACTTTACTTTTTTTCGCCAGTTTTCTACTTGAGAAAAATCTCTTCTGCAAGCTAGATAATATTAGctattgttatttttcttaCCTGGCTGACACTTTACTTCAAATACactgaaatttctttaaatCAATTTACTGAATTTCTTCTGTCATAACCAAAAATGTCCTTTACTCCTTTTCAATGATACTGAAAAGTGTATGTGAGcaaaatgataatgataatacatTTAGATCCAAGCATTGAATGAAGTGAAAAGGTTCTATGTGCTTCAGGGAATCAGTGGTGCTTGGTCTAGAAAGAATAATACAGTATACTTTATGCAATATTGCTTATTGCTCTAAATTGAAAAGGTCAAAGTAAAGTTTAATACCTACAGAACTCAAGTGCTTTATTAAAACTGCaccaacatttattttcaaattaactGTTTTGTAGTTTTGAATAAGGCAGAGGGCATACTGTATGAAATAGTAAAACTCCAAGATATAAAAAATTAAGATTTCACTGAAATTATATTGTGATTATTTTGTCATGCAGTTAGCTTTGCTAGTCAGCCTTCCCTTGTATAGTGAATACATAGTTGCGGAgttctaaaaatatattatcATATTATACCTTTTTATCAtgcctttttttcaaaaaaatgtattctagAGACAAAGCATTTGGAAAGAAAACCTTCCTGAGACAGTGTGAATAACAGTAGCTCCCTTTATCCCAGCAGATAGTGGATATTTCTGAACATACAATTAAGTGTACTGCATTCTTAAATTATTCACTGGGCTTTGTCTTAAAAAAGTAACCACAAggttttataataaaatgttgtaTACATATTGTATTATGACTGTTCAGTCCTTGGCAGAAGAGCACTGTAGTTCTATTAATACTTCAACTGCCATTTCATGAACTGACCTATCCTTAAGTGCAATCTTAAAACAAGCAGTACAAAAGTAgtgtagaatttttttgtaattaaaaacatgTCCGTGAACAATGAACATCTGAATAGAGCATAAATCATGAAAAAATAGATCTCAGCAGAAATCAAGGTGACTTCCTGATCCTGTAATATCTTAGAAATTAGAAtggcttttaaataaaaatgtaaagcctccacaaaaaatatatatttaaatcagATGATGCTTGCACATCGAAAACACCATTATTAaagagtaaaaagtaaaaataaaaactcattcAAACTGTCGGTGAAGTTCACCAAAGCCACATTCTTGAGGAAAACTGAATGGTTATGTTCTAGTAACATCAGCTAGCTAACATTAAATATCTGTCCTTGAATAACGTTTTTCcactgaaaaaagaagaaagttgaaaatgtatacataaatatacaggCTCCTAAATTACAAGCATTTTCTAGTTTACTGATTTATTTCAAACAGCATTTTCTCTATAATTCTTTTCTCAAAAATTTGTGTCTGTTGTGAGTGAAAGCCACCTGTGTTTCCACATCCAGCttttagctggcagtaaaatacCTTAAGagagaacagaaacagaacaggagtgttCTTCTGCCTTCACTGAACCTTCTTCCAGGGTGTTTACAAGTCCTATCAGGTGTTCCAGAATACTAGTGATTAACAACAAAATACTGAAGGAAGATTAACAACAGGATACTGATAATATGCTGCTCAACAGTGGAGACTGAATACATTCTGCTGTAGAAAGCTTGTGAAgagaaagtattttattttcagtcattttaaatcttttaatttcaatattgGTCAAAGTTAATAATGATTTCTAAtttacctgtaaataaatcaaggcacTTCTATCATGCAcataataaaaatgctgaaattggCACAAAGCTAACAAATACCGTGTAGCGAATCATTCATTCAACAGCACTGAATACGAAGTTATGGAgatgattttctgtttttagaaGTTTCAGTAATAGCGTTTAATTTTAAGGTGATGAGagattaaaaacagtaaaataaaaggtTTAACAAAAGTTTTTCAATATAGTAGCATCATGTTATCTGTACATAGAACCTCatgctctgtgcttctgggataagctctggtAAATGTAAACCTACACTGGACAGGCAATTATTGATaagaaatgaacagaaatgttacagtgtattttccatttgtattttttatttgttacagcTTCTTCTGAGGTTTTCCCAAAACCTAACCCATTAATAAGTGGAGAAACACTTGTATTATTCAACTTTTATTGATTACtactttgtggtaaaactaactTTGGAGTAACAGTGAGTGAATGACATCAGACAAGACTCAGTCTAGGTACTTTACTATttccatgaatatttattttggtcATTTCAGACCTTGCAGCTGAACTTCGTCTCCTGTTacatctatatactgtataattaatgGCTTTTCTGTGTGGAAGAAAGATGATTGGTCTCTCCTAATGACAGAGTTCATAATTGCTTATTTCTCTCATGGGATGGTTTCTTGACCAATTTTCTAATCCTTTTCTAATGAATTGTTGTTGTGTCTTTTGTTATTCCTCCATTCTCACGAAGACATTTTTTCTGACCTGTAAATGTGGCAGTACCAGTTTCAATATATACTAAATATTTAGATAACTGTAACTTTTCCACTAAATATTCATTCCTCTTCTTAAGCCTGGGGACAGCTTTAGAATGAAAACCAGTCAGCTGAACTATACAGATTTCCGTTGAAACATTATGACAGTGTAGACTGTTGCTAATTTTGGTGGTGTTTACATTTGCCATTCTGCTACAGATGTGCTGTAATTATTATATACCATTTTTACAGGTTGAGAAGAATGAAGAGGCTGATCAGAAACTGGAGCAGGATGGTAACAAACCAGAAGACAAAGCCCACAAGGCGGCTACTAAAATCCAAGCCAGCTTTCGTGGACACATAATCCggaaaaaactgaagaatgaGAAGAAGGATGAAAGTCCTGCTGTCCCTGAAGCTGCAACacaggcagaggagaagaacgacaAGGTCTCTGCATCAGCTGACCCTGCTGCAGAATCTACAACTGAAGATACTGAAGCTTCAAACCAAGCCAAAAGTGCAGATCCTGACAAGGCAACAAACACCACTGCAGCCACAGCCTCCTCTCCTGTTGAGGTTGCTCCCTCTGATCCTAGGAAGGATGAATCAAAGCAAGAGGCTTGCAAGGAGGAAATAGAAAAGGCCAAAGAGGGAGAGGAATCTGTGGCGGCAGAGGGGGGTGAAAAAGCATCTTCTCCTATAGCTAATGAGAACACCACTGCCAATGAATGTGCTGAAAGTGCTCAGTCAGTCGAAGCTgcagaaaacaaggaaaagggAGAACCTAAACAAGCCAATGTGCCTGCTGAAGGTGAGAGTGAGCCTACACCAGAGAAGGCCCAAAGTGAGGAGAGTCAGTCTGCTCAACCTCAAGACGATAATGGTGAgtatccaaagtgatgtacatctcatggaaaatacaatgtaccaatgtacatcacatgagtagctgcataaaactttatctgaatatcgacaattcctaatcacagtccttatatatatatatatacatatatatatatatatatatatactgtatatacacacaccgaTCATCCACtgcattaaaaccactgacaggtgaagtgaataacattgattatctcgtaCCATTGGCActtgtcaaggggtgggatatattaggtagcaagtgaacagtcagttcttgaatttcaggtgttggaagcaggaaaaatgggcaagcgtaaagatctgagtgactttgacaggGGTCAAATTGTGATGGCTCAACAACTATGTCAGAGTATCTCCAGAACGGCAGGTCTTGTCGGGTGTTCTTGGTACACAGTGTTTAGTACCTATCAAAAGTGGTCGAAGGAAGGAAAACTGGTGAACCAGCGACTgggtcatgggcacccaaggctcattgatgcacATGAGGAGGGAAGGCTAGCTCGTCTAATCTGATCCCACAGAAAAgatactgtagcacaaattgctgtaAACCTGAATGCTGGCTATGGTAGAAAGATATCAAAACatacagtgcatcgcagcttgctgcatTTGGGGCTGTGTAGCCGCAGACTGGTCATAGTGCCcgtgctgacccctgtccaccaccAAAGGTGCCTACAATGGGCGTGTGTGCATCAGAACTGGACTTTCGTAAACGGGAAGAAGGTGGCCTAGTCTGATGAATCACTTTTCCCTTTAGATCATGTGGGTGGCCGGGTGTAGTGTGTCATTTACCTGTGGAAGAAATGGCAACAGGATGTGCTATGGAAAGAAGGAAAGCTGATGGAGGCattgtgatgctctgggcaatgttctgctgggaaaccttgggtcctggcattcgtGTGGCTGTTACTTTGACACGCACCATCTACCTAAAGATGGTTGCAGACTACGTAcatcccttcatggcaacggtatttcttgatggcagtggcctctttcagcagaatAATATACCCTGCCACATTGCAAAAACTGTTCAGcaagggtttgaggaacatgagaaagagttcaaggtgttgacttggcctccaaattccccaggtCTCAATCCAATCGAGCATCTGTgcgatgtgctggaaaaacaagtctgatccatggagTCTCACCTCATCACGACTTATAGGACTTAAAGTATCTgatgctaacgtcttggtgccagatacaaTAGTACACCTTCAGAGGTATTGTGGAATCCATGCCTTGATGAGTCAGAATTGTTTTGGCAgcatgagggggacctacataatgttaggcaggtggttttaatgttgtggctgatcggtctgtgtgtacacacacacacacacacacttgctgaaactgtgtttcccaagtggggctgtggcaaaccagagcctaacccagcaacacagggcacaaggccgaagagggaagggacacacccaggacgggatgccagtctgtcacaagacatcccaagcaggactcaaaccctagacccaccagagagcaggacccagccaagccagctgtgccaccacacccaccatATAtgaacacatatatatacacacacacacacacacattttcagagccgcttgtcccatacatatatataacatttacataacacaagtagttgcatgaAGCTGCATTAAGTTATGATTTCAAAGTTAaagagcataaacatttacacattacatgaatttaaggaATTATGGGGGAAATAAGttcaaaagaggtgagttttaagaccctttttaaatgtagacagagatttagcagttcttagtgagaggggaaggtcattccgccatatcggacccagaaccgaaaacctttgtacTTTTGGACTGTttttgtgtgggaccaccaagggggAAGAGGTAGTGGAGCATAGATCTCTGTTTTTGAGAGactgagttgtaggtggtgatcagacatccagacACAGTTGTCTCATTGGCAGGCAGCGATGTATGCAGAAATGGCCATAGCTCCAGATTGAAATGAAAGGAAGCACTGGTTATCAACAATGTAGCAGTGGTAGTTCAGTCCATGGGAGACGATGACAGGGTgcagggaagaggtgtagattgagaaaagtagagggcccagtaccgagccctgtggctCATAGGTTAagaggctgaggagatgaaCGGGAGCCCAACCAAGGACTCAG of Scleropages formosus chromosome 10, fSclFor1.1, whole genome shotgun sequence contains these proteins:
- the gap43 gene encoding neuromodulin is translated as MLCCIRRTKPVEKNEEADQKLEQDGNKPEDKAHKAATKIQASFRGHIIRKKLKNEKKDESPAVPEAATQAEEKNDKVSASADPAAESTTEDTEASNQAKSADPDKATNTTAATASSPVEVAPSDPRKDESKQEACKEEIEKAKEGEESVAAEGGEKASSPIANENTTANECAESAQSVEAAENKEKGEPKQANVPAEGESEPTPEKAQSEESQSAQPQDDNDAVEESKPTESAQIEADKDEDKPDQDKV